From the genome of Amia ocellicauda isolate fAmiCal2 chromosome 14, fAmiCal2.hap1, whole genome shotgun sequence, one region includes:
- the LOC136768815 gene encoding tryptase-2: protein MLLPQLLLGCLLTLNTCGVFSSPLSRSSIIGGHDAKKGQWPWQVFLWIILKTEPRTFRRCGGSLISEHWVLTAAHCFDSPWRMELENSTVILGVSKLNDPNLHKRTMKNLVRHEKFVTDEGKKGHDIALVELSESVSFTQYIQPVSLPEAAADDFTSRWQCWATGWGEIKENVQLKEPYNLQEVQLPIIKNKRCEQMYKKPPKTDLPKIKITSKMMCAGDKAGGKDTCQGDSGGPLVCKRASCWVLAGITSMGYGCANPEFPGVFTRVSSFRTWIKKHSGV, encoded by the exons ATGCTCCTCCCACAGCTGCTGCTGGGTTGCCTGCTGACACTGAATACCTGTGGAG tgtTCAGCAGTCCTCTGTCCAGGAGCTCTATAATCGGTGGTCATGATGCAAAGAAGGGACAGTGGCCCTGGCAGGTCTTTCTCTGGATCATTCTGAAGACTGAGCCTAGAACATTTCGGAGATGTGGAGGCTCCCTGATCAGTGAGCACTGGGTTCTCACGGCAGCGCACTGCTTTGACAG TCCCTGGAGAATGGAGCTGGAGAATTCTACGGTGATTCTGGGAGTGTCCAAGCTGAATGACCCCAATCTACACAAACGGACCATGAAGAATCTAGTCAGACATGAGAAATTTGTGACTGACGAAGGCAAGAAGGGCCACGACATCGCCCTGGTGGAGCTCAGCGAGTCGGTGTCCTTCACCCAGTACATCCAGCCAGTCTCTCTGCCTGAGGCTGCGGCTGACGACTTTACCTCACGCTGGCAGTGCTGGGCTACAGGCTGGGGGGAAATCAAAGAGAATG TGCAACTGAAGGAGCCTTATAATCTGCAAGAAGTCCAGCTGCCCATCATAAAAAACAAGCGCTGCGAACAGATGTACAAGAAGCCGCCGAAGACAGATCTGCCCAAGATCAAAATCACTTCAAAGATGATGTGTGCTGGAGACAAAGCTGGAGGGAAGGACACCTGCCAA GGTGACTCTGGGGGTCCTCTTGTATGTAAGAGAGCAAGCTGCTGGGTCCTGGCTGGGATCACCAGTATGGGGTACGGCTGTGCAAACCCTGAATTCCCAGGGGTCTTCACCCGGGTCTCCAGCTTCCGGACCTGGATAAAGAAACACAGTGGGGTCTGA